The following is a genomic window from Colletotrichum lupini chromosome 5, complete sequence.
AGAAAGGTGAAAAAGCAATACCCGCACGAGGAAGTTAGGAACAGTCTTTAACTTCCATACTCGTCCCATGAATTCGCTCTTGGCGCCGCCTTTCATCGAGGACCTTGAAAGTCTACCTAGTGCGGAACATGTTCCCCGTCTACCCCTGAAGAAAGGTCGAGGTAAGCTCGAAAGCTCGGTAGGCCTCACGCCTGCCAAAAAAGACGGTTCAGAGGCGAAGCAAACAAAGGAAGGGCCCAGAACTCGACAATACGTCATGTTTCCCCCCTCTCCCCCTCCGCCTTTGCAATCTCACCACCTTTGACCAACCCCAAAGAGACATCATCCGGTTCTCCAATCGCTTTGTTTCAGGATTGCAGGGCTTGGCGAGGGGGCCGCAGCAATTCGTCCAGACAAGAAATAAAGATGAAGACTGAGGCAGCGCGAACGCGTGTCTTGCTGTCGTGCCTGCTCTAATACCCGCTCGCTGACCACGATCCTTCGTTGCCTAATAGGTACCCATCTTTCGACTCATAATCTTTAGGGAAAGGGAGGCAAAAAatgataataataaaaatgcATTGAGTTTTACGGATAGACGTTGGCTTATTATTCATCCCTCGCCTGGTTGGGTTTCTCCGCCGCACAGGTCTCGCAAAGAGACGACGGGACGACAAATCATTTCCCCTCTATGAAGTCGTACCGGCCTTGTAGGCTCATATAAGACGCCTCTGATAGGGGGTTTACGTGTACACACGTCTCGTATTTTGCATGCACATCCTACCTTGCCTACGTGCCCTATTGTCCGGAAACGTCCGCACGACTTACACGTCGCCAGATGCCGAGGCCGACATGTCTCCTGGTTTTTCTTCGCTGTTTTAATCCCATGTCGTGTCTGTACGCGTTAAGAGGGAAACTATTGATGCGGTAGGACAGATAGGTTGATCGATCGTGGACGTGAGCAATCGATAGATGGCCGGCACCACCGTATCTGCAGTCATCGAGCAGAGGGTCAAAGCTCACCCGTTAATGCGAAGCTATTGATGGTGATGATTGTTAAGCCCGTTGTGACCATGTTAAAGTATTGGGCATTTTCCCAGTTCGTGACCAACTGAGAAACAGCAAGAGAGTCTGCGAGGAACCACAGAAGTTGCTCAGCCATGCCTACTTACTTTTGATATGACAATACAGAATTTCCTTACTATCATTGTTCTGGACATCTGACAGATCCAAGCAAGCTGCCATCAAGCGCATGGTCTTGGTCACCATGATGATGTGGCTGCCTCTTCCGACCCTCAACACTCAGGAATGCAAGGAAGGATGTTTCCGGGCAGCAACGTTGTCAGACGTTGCCCCCCCCCCTGTTCTCCAAGTTATCCGAAACCGGCCCAACGATAAGAGCGAAGATGGCAATCAGTTCTTCTCAGTAAGTGAGATATTGGGTAAGATGTCTCTAACGGTTAGTCAAGCAATGGACGATCCTTGCACTCTTTAACATCTAGAATGTCCAACATCACCTTTCCCACCGCGAATATCAACATGCGGTCGATTCGTTCGTTCATCGTTGGGCTCTAGGTCGATTCTACAGTCTCGCGGTGACGGAGACTCAAGGTCGGACTAGAGCCGCAATCAGTCGAGGTCACGGACAGTGTACACCCCGGCAGGCGGGACCAATGTTCAATCACGAAGACTTCATACAGTAGCTTTAAACTACCTGCCCCAGTTCCATCCCAGTGCCATTCCACCGTCTTTGCCCTCCTCTTTTTTCAGTATAATATTCAACACCACCACTTTCGCTCTCACTCCGCGCTTCGGTCCCTTCTCCCTGTGCCATTCTCTCGCGTCTCGTCTCCTAACAAAACCATGAGAACGCTCTTGAGCCAACCGACCCTCCTCTTACCCCTCACATCTTCAAATACGAATTTAGGATACTGTCAGAACTTTTCCACCACATCCTCCTCTTCCAATACACACTTGAGAAAAACAGCAAGTACAATTGCGCTGCCTAAACGATAAGTAgcgtaaaaagaaaaaaaaaaggaatacctTGATGGGAACGGGGAAAAGAGATCTAGGCTTTCATTGGATCATGAACGGAGTAGAAACCAAAcgaggaaaagaaaaaagttagaaaCGACATCGAAAGGGTTGTCAGTATTGTGTACCGATCCCGCTCTCGAGTATTTACTTTGTAAAGAGTGTGTGGAAGAACGTCTAGGTAAAAGAACTCAGCCATCGTTGCGAACATCAATAAGCAAAAAGAAAAGGTGAGTGGAAGCAAAATGTATAGACGCTCAAGAAACACAACGAATAGCCTCCCCGATAATCATCCGCCTTTGAATCCAATAAAAACAGGCCCGGGGATTTTAATGAAAAAACTCAGAAACGCCAGAAACACAAGGCGGCGACGTGAAGTGGACGGATGGAAATAGGCTGGAAAAGATGATAGAATGTGGTAGAGACAGAGTGTGAGGAACTTCTTGAATTCGAGAACAAAGCGAGGTTGTAGGAAccagggaggaggagggaaaCCCCCTTTTCTGTCGACCGCTTCTCGCTCGCTCTCCACCAATTCCGTAGGAATTCTCCTCCTTTTGTCCAAGATATGCTTGTAACCATACGTTGGAACAGGAGAAGTCAAGTAAAACCTCAAAAGGACAGCGAAAGTACCTCACAACCCCATCCTCCAACAGTGTACCAATTCAACCCAGATCAAGAGCGCTCATTCCTATCAATACTATAATCATAGAGTTCAAACACCGCAAAGTTTTTTGTGGATTTCCTCCTGCCCTTTGTCCCCGTCCGGCCGTCCGACGAGAAGAGGGTATAGCGACGGCTAGAGAGCCGACAATGACAATTACAAGGATTAGAAGGAAGGCGGTAGGAAGTGTGGGAAAACCTAGGAAGGCATTTGCCCGTACCCCTATTGCGAGTAGTACACCATCCCGGGAGCTGGCTGCTGGTAGTAAAAGGCGTCCGGGCTCGGAGTCACCATACCGCCCATACCACTGACACCGGGGCCAAATTGCGGAGGGGGCTGGTAGCTCTGCTGATAGTTGGACATCTGGGTGGCATCGTAGTAGTACACCATACCATTGACCTCTTGAGCTACCAAATTGGGACCCGGCGGTCCTTGGCCGTTTGCTTGTGCAGCCGCGGGGTCTGCCTGGGCTTGAGGAGGGAACCCTTGGCCTTGACCTGGCTGTCCCGAGGGAACGAAGGATGGAGCTGCAGCAGAAGGTCCCATATTGTTGCCATTGTACTGCCCAGGGTAGTAATACGGCTGCTGAGGCTGCATCATAGGATAAGGTTGGTTGTAGAAgttttgctgctgctggaagGTGTTTGGCTGGAACGGAGCCGCGTGAATTGCCCTCTCGGGAATCTGGGAAAGAGGCGTGCCGGTAGAGTGTTGAGTGGGATATGACGGCTGTCGCGAGTGGGCTTCCTGCGGCATGCCGTTGGAGACCTGGAGAGGAACCTGCTGATGGAAAGCTTGTTGGAAGGCTTGCGGGCCTTGATTCAGGGTCGGCGATTCAATGTTCGTGACCGAGACGGCCTTTTGAGGACGAGGCTGGTGCATGGGGATCGAGTTCGGGCGACTCTCTTGGAAGGCAGGCTTCTGTGGCAACGGGTGCGTCTGCGGCTGCGGCAAGTCATTGATAGATGTCTCGTTTGGCTGCATAGGATAACCGTCCTGTCCAACGAATGGCTGATTCGGGTGAGCTGCAGGCGGGAGGCGGACGACTGGTCGGGGGTTCTCGACCGGAATCGGGGCCCGCGACATGACAGAGCCTGTGGGGGAGAACAAGTAGTCACGCCCATCAGGAGCGAGAGAGGAGCGACGACTAAGGGCGATGCTGGGAGAGTAGGCGCTGCCGTAGTAGCTTCCGCCAAAGACACTGGTCCGCCGGGAGAAGCCTCCCATGGAGCCAAGTCCAGAGCGAGGTTTACCTCGGGTCCGCTGTTGGTTGGGTCGCATCGCCCGGGGGATAAAGATGAAGGATCGGTCGACAGCTGGGAAGATGTACTTGGGCGGGTTATCGGGCAAGGAGATGCGGACAGGCTTGTCACGGCGAAGGGGTGGCCGATGATCCGGAAGCTTGGTGTATTGTTTCACAGGCATGCCAAAGGCGGCGGGAGCTTTGCCAACAACGGGAAGAGACACCCTGACCTGCACGTTTCCGATGTGTCGCTCGGTCGACAAAGTCCGGTTGATCGGGGTGGGGTTGGACGGGCACGTTGGGATGAAGCCGTTGCCGTTGGCCGGGCCTTCAGTTTCGACGGGCAGGTGCCTTGGATGTCTCGAGGGAGGCGGTTCGGTCACGGCCTCGTGCATATCATGCGCCCATTGGCCGCTCGTGAGAGGATCGGTCGGACTGTGCAGTTGACTGCGCGGATTAGCCGGGATACGGGCAGAGTCTTGCTGGGCAGCGTACTTGATGGGTGCATAGGGGCCTCCAATGCCTCCGCCACGGCCGCCGCGTCCTCGTCCTCTGCCAAAGGGCCGGAAGCCGTTGGCAGAGGGTCCGGCATGACGATGATCGTGCATAAAGAAGGCCCCTCTGTTGGGAACGAAGGCGGGGTCTTCATCCCTTCTCCGCTTGTATTCTTCGTGTTCCCGGCGACGACGTTCGTTGACAGGCTCGGCAGGGCGGGACGAGTGGGAGCTCACTACGAGAGGGGCAGAAGACTTTGGAGGAGATGCGGTTCCGTCAAGCTGTGCCTCTGGTTGAACGGGCTCGGACCGGTCATTGACAGATAGCTCCTCGGCATCGGGTGCGGCCTTGTTGGTCGTCGAGGGGGCCAGGGCCGAGTGTTTCCGGCTACCAGACTTCGCATTTCCATTGCCAGCTGACTTCCTAGGGTTGGGGGTGACGGGAGAAGCCTCATCGATGTTGCTCGTATCGCTGTCGTTGCCGTGATCGTGGTCGTCGCTGATGATGGAACCCTCGGTCAGAGAGTCATCATCGAGTTCGAGCTGGTCAGGTCCACCTTCTCCGTCTTCCTCATCTTCGATGCGTCTTCTGTGACCAATCTTTCGGCGTCTTGGGGCGGCCATGTTGAAGCTTTGTAGGAGCTGCCTGTGCCTGGCTCTGTTGGTTGATGAGCTGGGTACGAGATCGAGCGAGGGGCGATGCTCAAGTTGACGGATAGGACAGGCTCGAGGagcggaggcggcggcggaaggATGTCGAGACAATCATGCGATGCTTGCGGACGATGGATGAATGGAAGAGAGGGGGAAAAGCAAGTACCGCCCTGCGGTTGGCGAAGAATGAGGGCGATGGAGCAAAGAGACAGCCAAGAaggcgtattaaataaaatacacAGCAGCAGTAGCAGCACCGGTTCGTCGGGCAGTGGGGTGAGCAGCAAAGCAGAGcgggaggagggggagagAAAAAACGCAATGCTGTTGACGAGCTGGAGCTGAACCCGTGTCGTCTCCTCTGACCTCTCTGCTTCTAATGAAAGAGCAGATGAAGTGGAAGCCTGGGAATAGGAGGAGGGTTTGGGTGCGAGGAGGAATCGCAGGGGTGGAGATGGTGATGATGATAGAAGGGAGGGAGGGATTTCGGCCAGACGACAAAACCAAGACGGACTGGACGGGCGACGGAGACGGAGCCACCTCACAGACAGCTGGTGCAGGTGCAGGTGTAGGTGCAGCAGGTATACGGTAGCAGTAGGTAGGTGCTGGTACTGGCGGCGTTGGTGCTTGTGCACGCCCAGGTGGTGCACCTCAGTCCATCCTTCCGACCCGTTTCGTTAGGTGCTGGGcctggaaaaaaaaaagtgtggtgttattttttttttttccgtcTCTTCCTTGAGCCGTGGCTGGAGCTGCCCGCTCTGTTGGCTCGAGGTACCTAAACACCTTACctaaggtagttaggtatctTGGTACCTCTCTCAGCCACTAGGATTCTCTCCTTGTTGCCGGCTCACTTCACCAGGCGTGCGACGTTGCGTGGTTGCTTTGGGCCGTTTGGGGCCTGGACCAGCTGGAGGTGCCCGCTGTGGAGAGCTGCGAGCAGAGCTGCCCACTAAAATCACCTCGAAAGCTGTGAGGTAAGGAACCTGAGTTCGAGGTACGGGTACCTTGGAATGTTCGGGAGACTAACGTGAGGCTCTCGCACCAATCAGGCATGCTTACCGCATCAGAATTGACCCACTCTGATATTCGTCGCTCTGCCTAGATCAATTACCTATCTTCATCAACTCATACATGAAATTGTTGTTCAGCCACTATTTCTACATGCCTCTATAACGCCTCGCACCATAGTATATTCATACAACTAGGAGTCTCAGATGTCCCGGCCGTCGAGCTTCACCTTCCATGCTGCTCCCCCAGAAAGTAGTCTAATACTCTCCAAACCCCCAGCGTGATGCGCCGGCATGCCGTTTCAGGTCTCAGACGCTGGGACGGCCCAGGATCTATCTCGATCTGGCACCGAACCTTAACTTCGTCGTGCTCACTATGTGTCTTCCCACAAACCTTGGCTTGGGATGACAACTTTTTGACTCTCTGAGAGAACAAACCTAGATCCGAGCCAAGAGTCAAAGGACCACTCACTGCATGCATTTCTAACTACACAGTTAATCGCGAGGCGGGTGAATTGGCATGGTTTAATGAAAAGCTGCTGCGTCCTTTCTACAACCTTGAGTATGTGGACGGAGTGTATTGATATCCTGGTAGAAGTAGCCCGAATCATCATTGATGTTCTGGAGACTTCTGTTCATATTGAGTCGATACTTGAATCTTTCATCTCGTCACAGACAATCACACTGTTGCAATTAGCTTTTACACAAGCGGATGATGACAACTGCAACAGACTAAGTCAGGGTAGACAAGGTCTTTCGAAAAGAAAGTCAACAGTGATACTATAATATTGTGACTCAATGAGCTATCAATGTCTTGTCGCTAGAACTCGCCTGTCTATACCGCTCGGCTTTGAACACTCTAACTCTACGAAGCCtaattactagctaaatACCTTCACAACAATGGTGTCCTAGAGTTATGTGGAGCAGATCATAAGCGTATAGCTAATTCGGGTGAAATACAGTCTGAAATTGAGGCTTTGCAGTTCTTCATGCAAATCACCCTCAAGTTGATCACGAGGAAGGCAAACTCAATGAAAAGTTGCAAGTCCATTATCATCCGTATCTAGTCCCGCTAGAGGAACATATCGCTCAAATGACTTCATGAATGTCTTGTGACACAATAGCGTAATGCTTTAAGACGGCGGTGTGAGATTCTGCGTCTTCTCAATCTTCGGAACGCAGCCAAATCGAGTGTTTCCCTGATCCCAAATCTATTCCAAAAGTCAGCTTCATCTCACTTCGCTGCTTGATCGGAATCAACAATGCCACTTACCGCATAAATCGACTTCAGGAACGCATCACCCAAGATGTCAAACTCGTTGGAACCCCGCGACTGCACTCCGCCGTACCAGAACCCATCACTCGCCGGCGCAAACGCGAGGTCCTCCTTCTGAATCACAAACTCCTTGTCACCGACGGCGACCTTGAACTCGGGCAGGTCGTCCGCCTTGGTGCTCGTCGGTAACACGTAACCCTGCTGCTGGTCGTCGTACTTGGCACTGGGGATCGCCTTGTACAGCGCATCGCAGACCTCATCTGAGACGAGCGCCAGCGTCGTGCCTGTGTCTGCGATGGCCTTGTTCCCGCTCTGCGTCACGGCCTTGCCGTTAATACTCGCGGACCCGGACTCGAACATCCAGAACCCTTGCGAGTTATCGATGTCAGTCCAGTGGATATCCTCGCCCGAGGCCGAGACGAGATCCGTGTCGATCCAGCCAAATGTGTAAAAAGACCGCGGCTTCGCCTCGTCCCGCTCGCTATAAAACGCAGAGGTGAAGAGCTCCGCATCCTTGGGGATGTCTTGCTGCGCAATCATGTTCTCGACGGGTGTGGCGACGGGGTCGCGGAAGTTGCCATCGCGCATGACGGTGTTGATAGACCCGAAGGCGAGACCGAGAAGACCATCTCCGCTGCCCTGGGAGAACTGGTCTGCGAGCTGCGAGGCTGACTCGATCGCTTGGTTCTCGACTGTCAGCCCGCCGAGGACGAGGTTGTCGGTGCCAACATCGCCTGACGCCGAACTACCGTCGCCGTACGAGATCTTCCACGTCTTTCCGTCGAGCTTCTTGTAAGTTGAGGACTTGGAGGCGTCGAAGATGTTGTGACCCTTCTGCGTGGCGCTGCTAAGTTCGGTCGAGAAAACCTGACATGCGCTGTTAGTGAAGATAATTGGTAACATAGTTTGCCAGAGAGAACCGAAATACCCAAAGGTCAGAAGAACCTGTGTCAAAGTCCAACTTGAACTTTTGCGGTGGCGTGCCGATTGAGACTTCGCAAAGGTACATGGAGTCATATTGCTGGTCTTCGGCTGTAACATCCCCGTGCTGGTCGTCGCCAGTCTTCTTGGACAAAACCTTGCTCATGGAGACACGACCGCCGACAGCAGCATTGAACCCGGGAGCTGCAAGCCCTCTCTGAGCCATCCTTCGTGTCTGAACATAGGGGCCTGGCTTTGTTGGTTCGAACTTGAACTTGTTGAGCAGGTAGACGTAGGATTTTGTGCCATGACGCTGGTAGTTCTTGTTGGCGATGACGGGGATCTTGGAGAGGCCCTTGTCGGCCTTGAACTTGGCTTGAGCTTTGAAGAATGCTTCCATCTTGTATGCTTGAGAAAATGAGCTTTTTGTATTGTGTGAGTGTGAGtgtgagtgtgtgtgtgtaggTTGGTTGGTTAGGTCAAGTGGTTATGACAAGGGAGCTTAAACACTAGCTTGGCGGATCAGGGTGACGATTTAAATACCTGCCCGTTACGGTCAAGAAGCGACGATGACGACTCGGATGGACGGCACTCGATGAACCTGGACTATTTGGGTCGAACGTGCGATGGTAGGCAGTAAACCTGTTTGGATAGCGCTTGCGATGTGATGAGGGGGAGATATCACCTAGGAGATAGATAGCATGTCAATCATGCGCTGGCCCGTCGAGACTTCTCATAAGACAATAAGCTATTGTTTCGCTGACGACAACCCTGAGCTGAGCTCGACCGGGATCGCGTTATGTATCTTGTCACGGCAGACCAGGGAAGAGCCCAATGCCGGCAGTGTGTAAGTGTGACAGCTCTCAGCAAGACAAGGGATGGTGGGGCGGTGCAACTGCAGGCTTGAAACCGAGCTCTCGCGAATGCGCATTCGGACCTTCTGACCGTGCTCTTGAGCTGTGTTGAAGGGGAGGGGCTAGAAACAGGTCGGCCCTCGGGCGAACCCGATGAGGCAGTTGATAAGGAAGAAGAGGGGCGTCACTTGTTTGTGGAGTCTGCGTTGAGCCGACTCGAGCCATATGAGGAGTTGGTTGAGAGGGGGAAAACAAGAGGGAAACGGAGTGGAAATGGCGAGTTGCGGAGCCATCTTTTCGATGTCAAGGTGCCGCCGACCTCTCGGTCAAAGCTTCATCATCCGCCTGCACTCTCCATCAACCTGTTCTTGGCTCTCCGGTCCAGAGAGCTGCCGAGACTTAGCATGACGAATGACACGTGCGAAACCAGGCACAAACTGAACCAAGATCAAAGCTCCCAAATGCCAGTCAGGAGAAAACGACTTCAAGAGACGAGCAAATCAAGCCAAGAGATGAGGTCCTCCCCCGCCGCCGATGATGTAACGAACTGCCGCACGGTGGTTCCGGGGCAAGGATCAGCTTAGCGGGCCATGTCCCGTCTTGGCGGCGATCGACTCCAGGCTCCTGGGAACCTTGCCAAGCACGATGCAAGACACAAGAAGCAGACGAGGCCTCCTGATCATGCCCATGGTATCGCTGGAGATGAACCGGTTATGCCATGAATTTTCTCCTAGCCGCCGGGTCTAATCACGAGGTTCCATTCCGATGTGCCGCGATAGCTTGCACGAACGCGTAACAGGCAGATGTGCAGCAGCACTAGATGGACGATGATGCGGTTTGTCTCAAATGCCAAGGGAAGCCCAAGGTCAATACATGAAGTCGTGTCCTCTATCTCGAGGAATTGGGAACTTCGACTGGTCAACATTTTACCTCGTTGGA
Proteins encoded in this region:
- a CDS encoding eukaryotic aspartyl protease → MEAFFKAQAKFKADKGLSKIPVIANKNYQRHGTKSYVYLLNKFKFEPTKPGPYVQTRRMAQRGLAAPGFNAAVGGRVSMSKVLSKKTGDDQHGDVTAEDQQYDSMYLCEVSIGTPPQKFKLDFDTGSSDLWVFSTELSSATQKGHNIFDASKSSTYKKLDGKTWKISYGDGSSASGDVGTDNLVLGGLTVENQAIESASQLADQFSQGSGDGLLGLAFGSINTVMRDGNFRDPVATPVENMIAQQDIPKDAELFTSAFYSERDEAKPRSFYTFGWIDTDLVSASGEDIHWTDIDNSQGFWMFESGSASINGKAVTQSGNKAIADTGTTLALVSDEVCDALYKAIPSAKYDDQQQGYVLPTSTKADDLPEFKVAVGDKEFVIQKEDLAFAPASDGFWYGGVQSRGSNEFDILGDAFLKSIYAIWDQGNTRFGCVPKIEKTQNLTPPS